Proteins from one Chaetodon auriga isolate fChaAug3 chromosome 19, fChaAug3.hap1, whole genome shotgun sequence genomic window:
- the mapk10 gene encoding mitogen-activated protein kinase 10 isoform X14 — MVFMSRHFLYNCSQPILDVKIAFCQGFGKQVDVSYIAKHYNMSKSKVDNQFYSVEVGDSTFTVLKRYQNLKPIGSGAQGIVCAGYDAVLDRNVAIKKLSRPFQNQTHAKRAYRELVLMKCVNHKNIISLLNVFTPQKSLEEFQDVYLVMELMDANLCQVIQMELDHERMSYLLYQMLCGIKHLHSAGIIHRDLKPSNIVVKSDCTLKILDFGLARTAGTSFMMTPYVVTRYYRAPEVILGMGYKENVDIWSVGCIMGEMVRHKILFPGRDYIDQWNKVIEQLGTPSPEFMKKLQPTVRNYVENRPKYAGLTFPKLFPDCLFPADSEHNKLKASQARDLLSKMLIIDPAKRISVDEALQHPYINVWYDPAEVEAPPPQIYDKQLDEREHSIDEWKELIYKEVMNFEERTKNGVVKGQPSPSGTLSA, encoded by the exons GTATTTATGAGCAGACATTTCTTATATAACTGCAGCCAACCAATCCTGGATGTGAAGATAGCCTTTTGTCAG GGTTTTGGAAAACAAGTGGATGTGTCATATATTGCCAAACATTACAACATGAGCAAAAGCAAAGTGGACAACCAGTTCTACAGTGTGGAAGTGGGAGACTCCACCTTCACAGTTTTAAAACGTTACCAGAATTTAAAGCCCATTGGCTCTGGAGCTCAGGGAATTGTCTG TGCGGGCTATGATGCTGTCCTGGACAGAAATGTAGCCATCAAGAAGCTGAGCAGACCCTTCCAGAACCAGACCCATGCCAAGAGGGCATATCGGGAGTTGGTGCTCATGAAATGTGTCAATCACAAAAAT ATTATCAGTTTATTAAATGTCTTCACACCACAGAAATCATTAGAGGAATTCCAGGATGT GTACCTAGTGATGGAGCTGATGGATGCCAACTTGTGCCAGGTGATTCAGATGGAGCTTGACCACGAGAGAATGTCCTACCTGCTCTACCAGATGCTGTGTGGTATCAAACATCTGCACTCAGCCGGCATTATTCACAGG GACCTCAAACCAAGCAATATAGTGGTGAAGTCAGACTGCACCCTGAAGATCCTGGACTTTGGTCTGGCCAGAACTGCAGGCACCAGCTTCATGATGACCCCTTATGTGGTGACTAGATACTACAGAGCCCCAGAGGTTATCCTGGGCATGGGATACAAAGAGAACG TGGATATATGGTCGGTGGGGTGCATTATGGGAGAAATGGTGCGCCACAAAATCCTCTTCCCTGGGCGGGACT ACATCGACCAGTGGAACAAGGTGATTGAGCAGCTGGGCACACCCTCGCCAGAGTTCATGAAGAAACTTCAGCCCACAGTGAGGAACTACGTTGAGAATCGGCCAAAGTACGCAGGCCTCACCTTCCCCAAGCTCTTCCCCGACTGCCTTTTCCCTGCTGACTCTGAGCACAACAAACTCAAAG CTAGCCAGGCCAGAGACCTGCTGTCTAAGATGCTGATCATCGATCCCGCTAAACGGATATCGGTGGACGAGGCCTTACAGCACCCCTACATCAACGTGTGGTATGATCCAGCTGAGGTGGAGGCG CCTCCACCTCAGATCTACGAcaagcagctggatgaaagagAACACTCCATTGATGAATGGAAAG AACTCATCTACAAAGAGGTGATGAACTTTGAGGAGAGAACGAAGAATGGCGTTGTGAAGGGACAGCCTTCACCTTCAGGTACTCTCAGTGCATAA
- the mapk10 gene encoding mitogen-activated protein kinase 10 isoform X6, whose protein sequence is MWATFCAGDTGLEEVKLQRKVFMSRHFLYNCSQPILDVKIAFCQGFGKQVDVSYIAKHYNMSKSKVDNQFYSVEVGDSTFTVLKRYQNLKPIGSGAQGIVCAGYDAVLDRNVAIKKLSRPFQNQTHAKRAYRELVLMKCVNHKNIISLLNVFTPQKSLEEFQDVYLVMELMDANLCQVIQMELDHERMSYLLYQMLCGIKHLHSAGIIHRDLKPSNIVVKSDCTLKILDFGLARTAGTSFMMTPYVVTRYYRAPEVILGMGYKENVDIWSVGCIMGEMVRHKILFPGRDYIDQWNKVIEQLGTPSPEFMKKLQPTVRNYVENRPKYAGLTFPKLFPDCLFPADSEHNKLKASQARDLLSKMLIIDPAKRISVDEALQHPYINVWYDPAEVEAARDLIQISMPPPQIYDKQLDEREHSIDEWKELIYKEVMNFEERTKNGVVKGQPSPSGTLSA, encoded by the exons GTATTTATGAGCAGACATTTCTTATATAACTGCAGCCAACCAATCCTGGATGTGAAGATAGCCTTTTGTCAG GGTTTTGGAAAACAAGTGGATGTGTCATATATTGCCAAACATTACAACATGAGCAAAAGCAAAGTGGACAACCAGTTCTACAGTGTGGAAGTGGGAGACTCCACCTTCACAGTTTTAAAACGTTACCAGAATTTAAAGCCCATTGGCTCTGGAGCTCAGGGAATTGTCTG TGCGGGCTATGATGCTGTCCTGGACAGAAATGTAGCCATCAAGAAGCTGAGCAGACCCTTCCAGAACCAGACCCATGCCAAGAGGGCATATCGGGAGTTGGTGCTCATGAAATGTGTCAATCACAAAAAT ATTATCAGTTTATTAAATGTCTTCACACCACAGAAATCATTAGAGGAATTCCAGGATGT GTACCTAGTGATGGAGCTGATGGATGCCAACTTGTGCCAGGTGATTCAGATGGAGCTTGACCACGAGAGAATGTCCTACCTGCTCTACCAGATGCTGTGTGGTATCAAACATCTGCACTCAGCCGGCATTATTCACAGG GACCTCAAACCAAGCAATATAGTGGTGAAGTCAGACTGCACCCTGAAGATCCTGGACTTTGGTCTGGCCAGAACTGCAGGCACCAGCTTCATGATGACCCCTTATGTGGTGACTAGATACTACAGAGCCCCAGAGGTTATCCTGGGCATGGGATACAAAGAGAACG TGGATATATGGTCGGTGGGGTGCATTATGGGAGAAATGGTGCGCCACAAAATCCTCTTCCCTGGGCGGGACT ACATCGACCAGTGGAACAAGGTGATTGAGCAGCTGGGCACACCCTCGCCAGAGTTCATGAAGAAACTTCAGCCCACAGTGAGGAACTACGTTGAGAATCGGCCAAAGTACGCAGGCCTCACCTTCCCCAAGCTCTTCCCCGACTGCCTTTTCCCTGCTGACTCTGAGCACAACAAACTCAAAG CTAGCCAGGCCAGAGACCTGCTGTCTAAGATGCTGATCATCGATCCCGCTAAACGGATATCGGTGGACGAGGCCTTACAGCACCCCTACATCAACGTGTGGTATGATCCAGCTGAGGTGGAGGCG GCCAGAGATCTCATCCAAATATCCATG CCTCCACCTCAGATCTACGAcaagcagctggatgaaagagAACACTCCATTGATGAATGGAAAG AACTCATCTACAAAGAGGTGATGAACTTTGAGGAGAGAACGAAGAATGGCGTTGTGAAGGGACAGCCTTCACCTTCAGGTACTCTCAGTGCATAA